CGAGTTCATCGACTTCGGCGGCTGCGACATCCTGCACCATGCGAGCCGCGAAATGTCGGCCTCGATCGACAAGGGGCGCTACACGGCGCCGGCGATCGTCGATCGCATGGTCGGGGAAGGGCGGCTCGGCCTCAAGAGCGGCAGCGGCTTCTATGACTACGCCGGCCGCGACGTTGCCGCCTACCGCCGCGACGTGCTGTCGCGTACGCTTGGTGAGCTCAAGCACGCGGGGCTGTGGCGCGCACCCGCCGACGAGACGCGCGCATGAAAATCCACCGCGCCTTTGCCGACCTGTCGGTGGGGCAGGTGCACTACGCGCAATGCGGCGACCGCGGTGCGCCGGCCGTGCTGCTGCTGCACCAGTCGCCGCGCAGCTGGGCCGAATACCGCGAGGTGCTGCCGCTGCTCGGCACGTGCTATCGGGCCATCGCCATGGACACTGCCGGCTTCGGCGATTCGTCGGACGGCGGCGTGCCGGCGAGCATCGCGCAATGGGCGCGCGTGGCGTGCGAGCTGCTCGATGCGCTGAACATCCGACAGACCGACGTGGTCGGCCATCACACCGGCGGCGTGGTGGCGATCGAGCTGGCTGCCGCGTTTCCCCATCGGGTGCGCGGCCTCGCGCTGTCGTCCACGCCGTACACCGGCGAAGCCTTTCGGATCGCCCGCGCCCAGCGGCCACCCATCGACGAGGTGGCGCCCAGCGAAGATGGAAGCCACCTTGCCGCGCTCTGGCAAAGGCGCCAAGGCTTCTATCCGCCGGGCCGCCCCGACCTGCTCGAGGCCTTCGTGCGCGATGCGCTGAAGGTCGGCCATCGCG
The Variovorax sp. OAS795 genome window above contains:
- a CDS encoding alpha/beta hydrolase, encoding MKIHRAFADLSVGQVHYAQCGDRGAPAVLLLHQSPRSWAEYREVLPLLGTCYRAIAMDTAGFGDSSDGGVPASIAQWARVACELLDALNIRQTDVVGHHTGGVVAIELAAAFPHRVRGLALSSTPYTGEAFRIARAQRPPIDEVAPSEDGSHLAALWQRRQGFYPPGRPDLLEAFVRDALKVGHRVEEGHRAVASYRMEERIGRVTQPALIIRATADPFAAPHATELQHHLPQARIVDIEGGMVPLPDQMPEAFAEAVLDFLSALP